TGCGCCTGCGAGGCCAAGTAGGGCCGGGTAGGTCGATTTATTTAATTGAATATCCGATCCCTGCGGTTTACCGAGAGTTTTAGTATCACCTGTGATATCTAAAATATCATCCTGTACCTGAAAGGCTAAACCAATCGCACGTGCAAAATTATGCAATAGTTGTCTGTGTTCACATGGTAAATCAACTTTACTTAGCGCAGCTAGTTCTACTGCTGCTATTATTAAAGCACCGGTCTTCGCATTGTGTATCTTTTCAAGGGCAGTTAAGTCAATTTTTTTATTTTCGGCTTGGAGGTCTAAAGATTGACCTGCGCACATGCCATTATCACCGGAAGCTTTGGCAAGCCGGTTTATCATCGTCAGCTGTGTTTGTGCAGAGAGCCCAGCATTCGCTGTAGATAATATATCAAAAGCCAATGTTTGTAGTGCGTCACCAGCTAAAATAGCGGTCGCATCATTAAACTTTTTGTGGCAAGTGGGTTTACCTCGACGCAAGTCATCATCATCCATAGCTGGTAAATCGTCATGAATTAGCGAATATGCATGGATACATTCTATGGCGCAGGCGATAGGATCTAAGGTGGTTAATTTAGTTCCTAACATATTACCCACGATATAAACGAGAATAGGGCGTATGCGTTTGCCACCCAGTAAAGCGCCATAAGCCATTGCTTCGTTTAATTGAGCAGAGATTGGAGCATTTTGGTTAATATAATGTTCTAGTTGTGAGTTAACACGGTTTTGATAACGGGTGTTTATTTCAACAAGTTGTATCATAGATTTTACTATATTCACTTTTATATAATTGAAAAATTTCAGCTTGCTATCATTCTGTGACCAGAGTCGTTATAGCAATGGCAATAAAGAACTTAACCATTAAATGGTTGTAAAACCGCTTGTTCGTCTTGTTGCATTAATATTTTTACCTGTTGTTGGGCATCTTGCAACTTTTGCGAGTTACTGCGAGCGAGCGAAATGCCTCTTTCAAATTGTTTTAACGCATCCTCTAAAGGTAGATCGCCGTTTTCTAAGTGATTCACAATAGTTTGTAATTCAGTAATTGCTTCTTCATAAAGCATATTTTCAGGTTTCTTTAATGCCATGGAACGCTCATTTAGCTAAAATTTAAAGAGTACCGTGCCTAGCCAATAAGTCAATTACTGTTAAGGTAAATCTTTTATAAAGGGGGAAGATGTGATCTATTTCTGTTTGAATGTAAAAAATTAATAAAGATCATGGCAGCTTACCTGTAATATAAGCGAAAATAGATATACTCAACAAATTAATTCATTGAATGAAATTAATAAACGCTAACGGTATTATTCAGCGTTCTTGAAATCTAACCACTCAGTGTTGATTGGGTGTCTGTTTCGCATTTTCTGAATGTTGGATTGTTTTACATTTACTTAAAGGAATATTTTGTGGATTTAGCAACCCTTATTGGCCTCATCGGTAGTTTTGCATTTGTCATCATGGCGATGATATTAGGTGGTAACATTGGGATGTTTATAGACACCGTCTCAATATTAATCGTATTGGGTGGTTCATTATTCGTGGTTATGATGAAATATAATCTCAGCCAGTTTATTGGCGCTGTCAAAATCGCCATAAAAGCGTTTATGTTTAAAACAGACTCTGCGGAAGAGTTGATTAGCAAATCGGTGGAAATGGCTGACGCAGCTCGTAAAGGGGGCTTTTTAGCACTTGAAGAGGCTGAGATTAATAATCCTTTTATGCGTAAGGGGATTGATATGTTAGTCGATGGGCATGACGCTGATGTGGTGAGAAGTACGCTGGAAAATGATATCCGTTTAACGGCAGCAAGGCATGAATCTGGCGCAGAAATATTTAAACAGTTTGGTGACGTTGCTCCTGCTATGGGGATGATCGGTACTTTGGTTGGCTTAGTGGCAATGCTATCTAACATGGATGATCCTAAATCCATTGGACCTGCAATGGCCGTAGCACTATTAACAACACTATACGGTGCCGTTATAGCGAATATGATGGCCATTCCTATTTCTGATAAATTAAAATTAAGAGCGGCGGAAGAAGCGTTGAATAAAAATTTAATTCTTGATGGAATATTAGGTATTCAAGATGGTCAAAATCCACGTGTTATTGAAGGTGTGCTAAGAAATTATTTACCTGAATCAAAACGAAGTATTGATACAACAGATGAAGCGGGTAATTAACAATGGCTGATCAGGAATGTCCAAAATGTCCCCCAGAGGGGTTGCCCGCATGGATGGGCACATTTGCTGATTTAATGTCATTGCTTATGTGTTTCTTTGTTTTGCTATTATCATTTTCAGAAATGGATGTGCTCAAATTTAAGCAGATTGCAGGCTCAATGAAAAATGCCTTTGGTGTACAAACAAATTTAGAAGTTAAAGATATTCCAAAAGGTACCTCCGTTATTGCGCAAGAGTTCCGTCCAGGTAAACCAGATCCAACCCCGATTGAAGTTATCATGCAACAAACTATTGAGATGACAAAAGCAAAACTCGATTTTAAAGAGGGTGATTCGAATAATAGCGGTGGACAAACTAAAATCCAAGCACCAAAGCAAGATGCGCCCGATGAAAGTGAGTCAGATAACATTAATGAGCCACTGGATTCAACGGATTTAGAGTCGCAAGAGCAGCAGCAAGAGGAAGAACAGCAAGATGAAGCAATGGATGAGCCTGTCGAAAATCTTATCCAAGCTCCGGGCGTTTCTGCCGATCATGGCTTAGCGAGCAAAGTTGCCAAAGATTTACGTGAAGAGATTAATGATGGTGCTATTGAAATAGAGTCATTAGGTCAGCAGTTAATTATTCGTATTCGTGAAAAAGGGGCATTTCCATCGGGATCTGCTTTTTTACAACCTCGTTTTCGCCCCGTTATTAGCAAAGTTGGCAAGGTACTCGTTGATGTCCCTGGGGTGATTACTATTTCTGGCCATACTGACAGTGAACCTGTTCATTCAGAATTATATCGCTCGAACTGGGATCTTTCCGCACAGCGTGCTGTTTCAGTAGCACATGAAATGTTAAAGGTAAAAGGGATGAAAGGTAAAGAGTTGGTCGTTGCTGGTTATGCGAACACTAAGCCTTTAACTAAAGGGAAAAGTATCGCTGAGCGTCGCCGTAATCGCCGTGTTGAAATCATGGTTATGCAGGGAGAAGCTAAAGAAAGTGATCCGATAGGCTTACCGGCGAATTAATATTTTCGTATCTATAGCGTATTTATGGTTAATTTCTGTATAGTACGGCATTCCTTAATTGATAGTAGTTATTGCATCTATAAGCAGATTTACAGTCTGCTTTTATTTAAATCATTTATTAAAGTATCAGTAGAAAATGAAAATTCCGAAAAGATTACAGCCACTTGTTGATGATGGATTAGTTGACAAAGTATTACGTCAATTAATGAGTGGCAAAGAAGCAACGGTTTATGTTGTCCAGTGTGGGGAATTTATTCGTTGTGCAAAGGTATATAAAGAAGCCTCTAAGCGAAGTTTCAAACAGGCGGTTTTATATACCGAAGGTCGTAAAGTACGTAGCGGGCGTCGAGCGCGTGCAATGGAAAAAAATTCTAAATTTGGTCGCGAACAGCAAGAAAATATTTGGCAGAATGCAGAAGTCGATGCCCTTTATAAATTAGATGCTGTTGGGGTACGTGTACCCAAGCCTTATGGCTGTTTTGAAGGCGTGTTGTTAATGGATTTAATCACTGATACACAGGGCTTTGCTGCACCTCGTTTGAATGATGTTTCGATGTCAAAGGAACAGGCGATAGAAGATCACCTTGAAATGATGCAATATGTTGTGGCCATGCTTAGTGTTGGTATTATTCACGGTGACTTATCTGAATTTAATGTGTTAGTAGACGAATGGACCGGTTATTATTGACCTACCGCAGGCAGTTGATGCTGCTGCTAATAATAACGCGAAGCGAATGCTGCTAAGAGATGTTGAAAATATGAAACGCTATTATTCGCAATTTGCGCCAGAGTTATCACATACTAAGTATGGCGAAGAGATCTGGCAGCGCTATGAAGCCGGTGAATTATCCGTTAATACGGTGTTAACGGGGGAATTTGTTGAACCAGACAATGCGGTCGATGTTGATAATGTTATGAATGAGATAATGACAGCGCGTGATGAATATCAAGAGAAGCAGCAACGCTTAGTGGAGGCAGAGCTTTAATCTATTCAATTTCCACTCTTTAATTATTCTACTTGGTGGTATATTTATCATATATATTAAGTAGAATAATTACCCATTCGCTAGTTTATTAGTATCCTTATGACTCTATCACTTTTTTTAATAGTATAATTAATCCCAAAACAGGCACGCCAATTAATGCTGAACTAATAAAAAAGTTTATATAGCCCCAGTGATCCACATAAATCCCTGAAAAACCAGCAATAAACTTAGGAAAGAGCAACATCATTGAACTAAATAGGGCATATTGCGTGGCTGAAAATTCAATATTGGTTAGTTTAGAAATGTAGGTAATGAATGCTGTTGTTGCAATACCTGCACTGATATTATCCATCGAGATAATTGCCGTTAATAGCAGTAAATCTTTTCCAACAAAAGCTAAGACAGCAAAAATCAAATTGGTGATCACAACCAGAAATGCCCCTAAAAACAGTATCGAATAGGTGCTATAGCGAGTTAATAAAATCCCTCCTAAACCTGCGCCTACAAGGGTCATGATCACGCCAAATACCTTTGATATAGCCGCTACTTCGCCCTTGCTATAGCCCATATCGACATAGAAGGGGTTAGCCATGATGCCCATGACAATATCGGATATGCGGTAACTACCAATGAGAAGTAATATCAATATTGCATTCTTGCCATAGCGTTGAAAAAAATCAGTGAAGGGTTGAATTATCGCTATGCTTAACCAAGCTAAAAAATGAGCGAGGATGGACGGCAGATGTTGGTATTTTAATTTTTGTTCAAGTTTCTGTGCGTTTATTTGCTGTGAGTTTTGATAAGTGGGTTCATGGCAAATGAATGTGGTAACAATACCTACCCCCATGCATAGCGCCATAACCAGATAGGATGTTGACCAAGCAGATAATTGATAAGCATCACTACTGCTTGCCCAAGCAGCTATTGCTAAAGAGCCAGCTCCCGCCATGATCATGGCAAGTCGGTAACCAGTCATATAAGCTGCAGCCATCGCTGCTTGAAGCTTTTCTGGAGCAGATTCAATACGATAGGCGTCGATGACAATATCTTGTGTAGCAGAACTATAGGCAACAATAATAGCAAAAATAGCGAATGCAGTAAGATTTTGTTGAGGATCGCTTAGAGCCATGCCTAATAGTGATAAGACAATAGCAAGTTGTGAAAATAATAGCCATGCTCTACGTCGTCCTAACCAGTTGGTTAGAAAGGGTAATGCTAAACGATCTACGAAGGGAGCCCATATCCATTTAAATGCATATGCTAGCGCTATCCAACTAAAAAAACCGATACTTGCACGGCTAACATCAGCTTCTCTTAACCAAAAAGAGAGTGTTGAAAAAACAAGTAAAATTGGTAAGCCTGCGGAGAAACCGAAGAAAAAGAGGATCACGACTCGTTTTTCAAGGTAGACCTTACAATTTTCCAGCCAGGACTGCGATTCGCTCATATTCGTCGCTCTCTAATAAACCTAGGTGTAATAAACAAAAGGGATAGTGCATCGGAGCAATATTGGTCTCGTAGTACATTATCAAAATCTAACTAATGTTCAAATTGATGTCCGATCAGTTCAAAGCGCCATTCGGATAATAGTTTCGGTTTTTTGGCTGTTTTCTTTTGTTCTGCATCGAGTTTCCATAACCAACTCAAATATTCATTAATAATACGTTTTGAAGCGATGAGTTCACCGGTAATTCATATTTTTCCGCGCACAGTTGAATTTTACTGCGCATTGCTTTAACTGTCTTTTTGTAGGCTGGAAAATCCACGAGACGCGAAACATAGGGGGGGTATGTTTCCGGATCTTGTTGAGCAACTTCCTTAATGATAGCTAAAATTGTATCGCCATGAATGCGAATCTCGTTTGGTAGCAAATGTAGACGGTGTAAATCTTCAAACGAAGCTGGGCGATAATGAGCCAATAACCAAAGGTGGTCTTCTTTTACAACAAAATTTAGCGCTAGATTACGTGATTTAGCCGTGAGCAAACGCCATGTTGCTAGCGCTTTAATAACGGCGAGACCTTGCCTATCTAATTTAAACAAGTTGTTGAATGATTTGTATGCTTTTTCAGGATCTTGGGTTTGCATTTTTTGATTTAGAATCATTTGGCACTCTTGTTCGAAAAAGAGAGTCATTTTTTTCTCTTCAAGACGTTTTTGTAAATTTTCTAAGCAAGATTGTAAATAGAGAACATCAATAGCTGCGTAATTTATCTGCTTAGCACTTAAAGGGCGTTGGCACCAATCAGTGCGTGATTCTCCTTTATCAACAACAATTCCCTCTAATGTTTCCACCATTTTTGCATAACCCAATGAAGCACCAAGGTTTAAGAAAGCACAGGCTACTTGCGTATCAAATAGCTTAATATTTAAGTCACCTTTATGTTCGCGAATAATCTCTAAATCTTCACTGCTCGCATGCAAAATACATTTTTTTTCATTGAGTGCAGACCAAAAAGCAGAAAGGTCTGTAATAGCAAGCGGATCAATTAAGGTGATTTTGTTATTTTGTGATATTTGCAATAGGCCAAGATTGGCAAGATAGGTACGTGTTCGTACAAATTCGGTATCAAGAGAGATAGGACTATCGTCAAGTGTTGCTATAAAATCATGCAATTGTGTTTGTGTCGTTATCATGTCAAATTGCATAGATACTCCCATATGAATAATAATTGTTATATGTTACTAAAATTATTAAAAATCATCCATTTATATTCACTGTGATAAAAGGGATATTTTAAAGCTTGTGAGCTAGCTATTTTATATGGCAAGATTTATAGATGATAAAATCATGCATATTAATCAAGATAACGTGCATAAATAGTCATTTGAATAGGATTTTGTGACTCCCATCTTGTGAGATTGACAGTGATCAATTAGAATGGGGCAATCTAATAGTTTATTTTAACCCCCAAGTAACGATGTTTGTTAATAGCTTTTTTAAAACAGCTGTTTACAAATGTTAGCGTCGAATATTTACAGTGAATAGTACGGTAAGGAAAACAATGACTAAAACAATGTATGAAAAAATCTGGGATGCTCATTTGGTGCATGAACCAGAATCAGGTTCACCACTTCTTTATGTTGACAGACATTTAATGCACGAAGTAACCAGTCCTCAAGCATTCGAAGGCCTGAAATTACAAAATCGAGCAGTGCGTAATCGACACAGTATTCTCGGCACCATCGATCATTGTATCCCTACTGTCGATCGTACCAACATTGTTGATGTTATTGCCAAGAAACAAGTTGATACAATGACCGCTAACTGTGCATCTCATAATATCAATCTGTATGGATTAGATAGCCTAAATAATGGTGTTATCCATATTGTTGTTCCAGAGCATGGCTTTGTTCATCCCGGTATGGTTGTTTGTTGTGGTGATAGCCATACGGCAACTCACGGCGCATTTGGTGCATTGGCCTTTGGTATAGGCACCTCTGAAGTTGAACATATAATGGCGACACAGACATTACAACAGAAGAAAGCGAAAACGATGCTTGTTAAAGTCGAAGGTAAACTTTCTAAATTTGCAACCGCAAAAGATATCGCCCTTGCTATTATTGCTGAAACAGGGACTGCTGGTGGTACGGGATACGTCATGGAATTTGCTGGCGATACCATTACCGATTTGTCGATGGAAGGGCGTATGACGCTCTGTAATATGGCAATCGAAGCGGGTGCGCGTGCAGGGCTTGTTGCTCCAGATCAAAAAACCTTTGATTACTTAGAAGGTAAAGAATTTGCTCCTAAGGGCGCTGATTGGGATGCTGCTGTTGCTTATTGGAAGAGTATTCCTTCAGACGAAAATGCACAATTTGATGCAACGATTACATTAAAAGCAGAAGATATTGCACCACAAGTTTCTTGGGGGACATCACCTGAGCAAGTCGTTGCTGTAAATGCTGTCGTTCCTGCGCCTTCTGATTTTGAAAATGAAGTAAAAGCACAGGCATGTGAAAGTGCGCTTAAATACATGGATATTAAAGCGGGGCAAAAAATTACAGATATTAATGTGGATATCGTCTTTATTGGTTCATGTACTAATGGACGTATTGAAGATTTCCGTGCGGCGGCTGAATTACTCAAAGGTAAAAAAGTAGCTGCAGGTGTTCAAGCTATCGCAGTACCGGGATCTTTCCCTGTTAAATTCCAAGCGGAAAAAGAAGGCTTAGATAAAGTATTTGTTGAAGCTGGATGGGAATGGCGCGATCCAGGATGTTCTATGTGTTTAGCAATGAATGGCGATGAGTTAAAAGACGGTCAACGTAGTGCTTCTACATCAAATCGTAACTTCGAAGGTCGTCAAGGTAAGGGCGGACGTACTCACCTTGTTTCTCCTGCGATGGCAGCAGCTGCATCTATTGCAGGCCACTTCGTTGATATTCGTGATTGGAAATAGGAAAAAGATAATGCAACCATATATTAAACACACTAGTATCGCTGCGTTAATGGATCGTAGTAATGTTGATACAGACCAAATCATTCCAAAAAACTTTATGAAAAAAGTAGAGCGTACAGGTTTTGGTATCAATTTATTTCATAACTGGCGTTACCTTGCTGATAATGTCACTCCTAATCCCGAATTTGAATTAAATAAGCCTGCTTTCCAAGGTGCTAAAATTTTAGTTGCGGGTGAAAACTTTGGCTGTGGTTCATCGCGTGAACATGCGCCATGGGCAATCGCTGACTATGGTTTTAATACCATTATTTCTACTAGTTTTGCCGATATTTTTTATAGCAACTGTTTTAAAAATAGTATTTTACCTATTAAAGTCAGCGAAGATGAATTAGATGCATTAATGGCTGAAATTGCGGCTAATGAAGGTGTACAATTTACGGTTGACCTAGCTGCGCAAAAAGTCACAACACCAGGTGGTCTTGATATTAGCTTTGACGTTGATGCATTCCGTAAAGAGTCATTACTTGAAGGTCTTGATGATATTGCGTGGACGTTAAAACATGAAGATAAAATCACTGCCTTTGAAGAGAAACAGAAACAAGCTTTACCTTGGTTGTGGAATTAAGGCCGCTACTATTAAAATAGTGGTCGGTTAATTAAAAAGGCGCAATTGTTGCGCCTTTTTTATCGAAAACTGCTTGGATTAATATTTGAAAATTAATCCAAGCAGCTTTTAAACAGAATAACAGACGGAGTAAAGGGAATGATACAGCCCAACGTTGTACAATTAATGGATACTACATTACGCGATGGCGAACAAACTCAAGCGGTTTCATTTTCTCCTGCTGAAAAGGTTAGTATTGCTAAGGCTTTGTTACAAAAATTAAAAATAGATCGTATTGAAGTCGCTTCTGCACGTGTCTCTGAAGGTGAAAAAGAGGCCGTTAGCAAGCTTAATCGCTGGGCAAGTGGCGAAGGGCTTGTTGATAAAATCGAAGTACTTGGCTTTGTCGACCATACATTAAGTGTTGATTGGATAACAGATACAGGTGGAAAAGTTTTAAATCTATTGGCAAAAGGTAGCTTAAAACATTGTACTGAGCAGTTAGGCAAAACTCTTGATGAACATGTTTCTGATATAAAACAGACGATCGCCTATGCCAAGCAAAAAGGGTTAAAAGTTAATATTTATCTCGAGGATTGGTCAAATGGCTATCAAGACAGTCCTGAATATGTTTTTGCAATGGTAAGTCAATTAGAGCATGAAGGCATTGGCCACTTTATGCTACCTGACACATTAGGGGTCATGTCTCCCGATGATGTGTTTACAAGTCTAAGTGATATGATTGGACGTTTTCCGCATCTGCAATTTGATTTCCATCCGCATAATGATTATGGCTTAGCCACTGCTAATGCGCTGTTTGCCGTTAAAGCGGGTGTTGCTTCAATCCATTGCACCATGAACTGCTTAGGTGAGCGGGCGGGCAATGCGTCACTCACTGAAGTTGCCGTTGTTTTACAGGATAAATTGGGTAAAAAGGTGAATATTGATGAAAGTGAAATACACAATTTAAGCCAGTTAGTGGAGAATTTTTCAGGTAAACGTATCGCCGATAATACGCCAATTGTCGGTGCCGATGTGTTTACTCAAACCAGTGGAATTCATGCCGATGGTGATAGGAAAGGTGGATTGTATATCACTGCATTAACGCCTGAACGTTTTGCGCGTTCACGCAGTTATGCACTGGGTAAAATGAGTGGTAAGGCTTCGCTTATGAAAAACCTTGAGACGATGGATATTGAACTTGACGATGAGCAGCAGAAAAAATTGTTGAAACGCATCGTTCGCTTAGCGGATCAAAAATCTAGTATTAGTCCCGATGATTTACCATTTATCATTGCAGATATGCTCGAACGCAATGATTATAACTATGTAGAATTGTTAAATTGCTCTATCAACTCTGGATTGGAACTTGAATCAACTGTTAGTATTCGAGTTCGAGTTGCAGATGAGATATATAAAACCAGCGGTAGTGGTAATGGTGGTTTTGATGCTTTTATCAGCGCAATGAAAAAAGTGTTAGATAAAGATGGATTCCAGTTTCCTGAATTAATTGATTACGAATTACGTATTCCCCCAGGTGGAAAAACCAATGCATTAACCGAATGTAGAGTGACTTGGTCAGATGGTGATAGCCAATTTACGACGCGTGGCGTAAATGCTAATCAGGTTTTAGCAGGTATTGCTGCAACTATTCGTATGATAAACCTCAAATTTCATAAGGAGTAATGATCTCCTTGCGACAATTTTTAGTCGTTAAACCAATATTTGTTTTAATATGTAGCAATGAGTTAATTTGCTATGTTTAGTTAATTTTTTATAAGGTTATTTTATGCGTGTTTGTGGGGTTGAGTTAACGGGGAATGAAGCGATAATTGGTATCATTCAATTAAAAGGGGGGCTCTATGATGTGCCAGCCGTCAGGACAACTAAATTAACGTTAGGCGATGCAATCAATACTGAGCCACTTAAAAAATTTCAGTTTGATTTTTCACAATTAATGAAAGATTACCAAGTGGATACGGTTGTTATTAGGCAGCGTGACTTAAAGGGCAAATTTGCTGGAAATCCACTTAGTTTTAAAATTGAAGCTGCGTTACAGCTGATGAGTGATGTTAAGGTGCTTGTGCTTTCTCCTGCTTATATTAAAGAAGGTTTAGCGAAAGCGCAGGTAAAACCAGAAGCAAGAGAATTGGGGTTAAAGCAGTTTCAAGAAACCGCATTGTTAACTGCTTTTGCTTACTTAGAGCACCAAGCGGCCAATTAATAATAGTTAAAGCCGTT
This window of the Psychromonas sp. MME1 genome carries:
- the xseB gene encoding exodeoxyribonuclease VII small subunit, which encodes MALKKPENMLYEEAITELQTIVNHLENGDLPLEDALKQFERGISLARSNSQKLQDAQQQVKILMQQDEQAVLQPFNG
- the pomA gene encoding flagellar motor protein PomA, producing the protein MDLATLIGLIGSFAFVIMAMILGGNIGMFIDTVSILIVLGGSLFVVMMKYNLSQFIGAVKIAIKAFMFKTDSAEELISKSVEMADAARKGGFLALEEAEINNPFMRKGIDMLVDGHDADVVRSTLENDIRLTAARHESGAEIFKQFGDVAPAMGMIGTLVGLVAMLSNMDDPKSIGPAMAVALLTTLYGAVIANMMAIPISDKLKLRAAEEALNKNLILDGILGIQDGQNPRVIEGVLRNYLPESKRSIDTTDEAGN
- a CDS encoding flagellar motor protein MotB gives rise to the protein MADQECPKCPPEGLPAWMGTFADLMSLLMCFFVLLLSFSEMDVLKFKQIAGSMKNAFGVQTNLEVKDIPKGTSVIAQEFRPGKPDPTPIEVIMQQTIEMTKAKLDFKEGDSNNSGGQTKIQAPKQDAPDESESDNINEPLDSTDLESQEQQQEEEQQDEAMDEPVENLIQAPGVSADHGLASKVAKDLREEINDGAIEIESLGQQLIIRIREKGAFPSGSAFLQPRFRPVISKVGKVLVDVPGVITISGHTDSEPVHSELYRSNWDLSAQRAVSVAHEMLKVKGMKGKELVVAGYANTKPLTKGKSIAERRRNRRVEIMVMQGEAKESDPIGLPAN
- a CDS encoding MFS transporter, with the translated sequence MSESQSWLENCKVYLEKRVVILFFFGFSAGLPILLVFSTLSFWLREADVSRASIGFFSWIALAYAFKWIWAPFVDRLALPFLTNWLGRRRAWLLFSQLAIVLSLLGMALSDPQQNLTAFAIFAIIVAYSSATQDIVIDAYRIESAPEKLQAAMAAAYMTGYRLAMIMAGAGSLAIAAWASSSDAYQLSAWSTSYLVMALCMGVGIVTTFICHEPTYQNSQQINAQKLEQKLKYQHLPSILAHFLAWLSIAIIQPFTDFFQRYGKNAILILLLIGSYRISDIVMGIMANPFYVDMGYSKGEVAAISKVFGVIMTLVGAGLGGILLTRYSTYSILFLGAFLVVITNLIFAVLAFVGKDLLLLTAIISMDNISAGIATTAFITYISKLTNIEFSATQYALFSSMMLLFPKFIAGFSGIYVDHWGYINFFISSALIGVPVLGLIILLKKVIES
- the rnd gene encoding ribonuclease D, producing the protein MQFDMITTQTQLHDFIATLDDSPISLDTEFVRTRTYLANLGLLQISQNNKITLIDPLAITDLSAFWSALNEKKCILHASSEDLEIIREHKGDLNIKLFDTQVACAFLNLGASLGYAKMVETLEGIVVDKGESRTDWCQRPLSAKQINYAAIDVLYLQSCLENLQKRLEEKKMTLFFEQECQMILNQKMQTQDPEKAYKSFNNLFKLDRQGLAVIKALATWRLLTAKSRNLALNFVVKEDHLWLLAHYRPASFEDLHRLHLLPNEIRIHGDTILAIIKEVAQQDPETYPPYVSRLVDFPAYKKTVKAMRSKIQLCAEKYELPVNSSLQNVLLMNI
- the leuC gene encoding 3-isopropylmalate dehydratase large subunit, which encodes MTKTMYEKIWDAHLVHEPESGSPLLYVDRHLMHEVTSPQAFEGLKLQNRAVRNRHSILGTIDHCIPTVDRTNIVDVIAKKQVDTMTANCASHNINLYGLDSLNNGVIHIVVPEHGFVHPGMVVCCGDSHTATHGAFGALAFGIGTSEVEHIMATQTLQQKKAKTMLVKVEGKLSKFATAKDIALAIIAETGTAGGTGYVMEFAGDTITDLSMEGRMTLCNMAIEAGARAGLVAPDQKTFDYLEGKEFAPKGADWDAAVAYWKSIPSDENAQFDATITLKAEDIAPQVSWGTSPEQVVAVNAVVPAPSDFENEVKAQACESALKYMDIKAGQKITDINVDIVFIGSCTNGRIEDFRAAAELLKGKKVAAGVQAIAVPGSFPVKFQAEKEGLDKVFVEAGWEWRDPGCSMCLAMNGDELKDGQRSASTSNRNFEGRQGKGGRTHLVSPAMAAAASIAGHFVDIRDWK
- the leuD gene encoding 3-isopropylmalate dehydratase small subunit, which produces MQPYIKHTSIAALMDRSNVDTDQIIPKNFMKKVERTGFGINLFHNWRYLADNVTPNPEFELNKPAFQGAKILVAGENFGCGSSREHAPWAIADYGFNTIISTSFADIFYSNCFKNSILPIKVSEDELDALMAEIAANEGVQFTVDLAAQKVTTPGGLDISFDVDAFRKESLLEGLDDIAWTLKHEDKITAFEEKQKQALPWLWN
- a CDS encoding alpha-isopropylmalate synthase regulatory domain-containing protein; its protein translation is MIQPNVVQLMDTTLRDGEQTQAVSFSPAEKVSIAKALLQKLKIDRIEVASARVSEGEKEAVSKLNRWASGEGLVDKIEVLGFVDHTLSVDWITDTGGKVLNLLAKGSLKHCTEQLGKTLDEHVSDIKQTIAYAKQKGLKVNIYLEDWSNGYQDSPEYVFAMVSQLEHEGIGHFMLPDTLGVMSPDDVFTSLSDMIGRFPHLQFDFHPHNDYGLATANALFAVKAGVASIHCTMNCLGERAGNASLTEVAVVLQDKLGKKVNIDESEIHNLSQLVENFSGKRIADNTPIVGADVFTQTSGIHADGDRKGGLYITALTPERFARSRSYALGKMSGKASLMKNLETMDIELDDEQQKKLLKRIVRLADQKSSISPDDLPFIIADMLERNDYNYVELLNCSINSGLELESTVSIRVRVADEIYKTSGSGNGGFDAFISAMKKVLDKDGFQFPELIDYELRIPPGGKTNALTECRVTWSDGDSQFTTRGVNANQVLAGIAATIRMINLKFHKE
- a CDS encoding DUF3010 family protein produces the protein MRVCGVELTGNEAIIGIIQLKGGLYDVPAVRTTKLTLGDAINTEPLKKFQFDFSQLMKDYQVDTVVIRQRDLKGKFAGNPLSFKIEAALQLMSDVKVLVLSPAYIKEGLAKAQVKPEARELGLKQFQETALLTAFAYLEHQAAN